A genomic segment from Rhizoctonia solani chromosome 11, complete sequence encodes:
- a CDS encoding Retrotransposon-derived protein PEG10 yields the protein MTLCPTRIKQSLDQQLGLPPLQINKGSKPTLQEWLGLALQTPSSPSEDPEPTTQTQRMSSQEGSRRSLAQCLGMELPNPYKGDTRGWKATQWLDRMLLWVALHCHQFDKEEQMVNIIKGKGSTLKTIQALGAQFKEAFANPDAKQAAASELDWNKEAYIAQFTHGLHQIVKELLSTKDNIPKELETVFAAETLGTSTTSTSTTTTHQVHLLEDPNYVTLEERDCQWASGLCVKCGQKSHGIKQCPYRWKATIKETTKVAEDKLGKE from the exons ATGACTTTGTGTCCAACAAGGATCAAGCAAAGCCTGGACCAACAGCTGGGCCTACCACCCCTCCAAATCAACAAGGGGTCCAAGCCAACACTCCAAGAATGGTTAGGCCTGGCCTTGCAGACCCCTTCCAGCCCATCAGAAGATCCAGAACCTACAACTCAGACACAGAGGATGAGCAGCCAAGAAGGATCAAGAAGGAGCCTTGCACAATGTCTAGGG ATGGAACTCCCCAATCCTTACAAGGGGGACACAAGGGGATGGAAGGCCACACAATGGCTAGACAGGATGCTCCTCTGGGTGGCCCTACATTGCCACcaatttgacaaggaagagcagatggta AACATCATTAAGGGAAAAGGGTCTACCCTCAAGACCATCCAAGCCCTGGGAGCTCAATTTAAGGAAGCCTTTGCTAATCCAGATGCCAAGCAAGCTGCAGCAT CAGAATTAgattggaacaaggaggcatatattgcccagttcacacATGGCCTTCATCAGATAGTTAAGGAACTCCTATCCACAAAAGACAACATCCCCAAGGAACTGGAGACTGTTTTTGCT GCTGAAACCCTGGGCACTTCAACCACTTCCACATCCACTACTACCACTCATCAGGTCCACCTATtggaggaccccaactatgtcaccctggaggaaagggattgcCAATGGGCATCAGGCCTATGTGTCAAATGTGGTCAGAAGAGCCATGGGATCAAGCAATGCCCTTACAgatggaaggccaccatCAAGGAGACCACCAAGGTGGCTGAGGacaagttgggaaaagaataa
- a CDS encoding Retrotransposable element Tf2 protein, whose translation MLKLVKLPKKQGHLHNYALNPLSVPAGPWEDISYDFIVKFPKCKGYDSILVVVDRFSKMMHLVPCKETATAEDVAQMFLEHVWKLHGTPKRTVSDRGTTFNSKFLKALYKSLQITPSFSTAYHPQSDGQTEIKNQWLEAYLRPFINHRQSDWVDWLPLAEFAHNNARSKATGKSPFEIVYGRSPVISPLLEPTGSPIADDRAKQLAETIQEVQASIKWAQERYKQADTGKHLLSFNQETKPQTIWPFPVIERVGSHAYCLALPETMRIHDVFHVSLLSAFKQDTEFDCTFTPPPPVITAEGEEEYEVDRFVDWAAEDGIWKYRDLQHCKDKLRNFFANYPDAPAANNAIPANARRVKRGKIVKQLNKSKTACFVTLQALTAKTRPANSFCAPHYPSMPIFSSIDALAYNPCLNIDCYIMNPRGDESTPRQLCQHNSRSNERQQSQQGQVLQAQLYKHPKWGFLYWLDPRGEEGPDTLYGKRVYRWWHFIASHPGAFRDLAQWHRHGFATPPPTVSTPPSARADPGDAEPHSALPSGPTSLHKQASNAMTPPARPDTPRPTEHAPALALPPILQHARHLLDPRVLVPSERNTMGASELPRMEQ comes from the exons ATGTTGAAACTTGTGAaattgccaaagaagcaagggCATTTACACAACTATGCTCTCAACCCACTTTCTGTCCCTGCAGGTCCCTGGGAAGATATCTCatatgatttcattgtcaagtttccCAAGTGTAAGGGATATGACAGCATTCTGGTGGTTGTAGACCGTTTctcaaagatgatgcacctggTTCCCTGCAAAGAAACTGCTACTGCTGAGGATGTAGCTCAGATGTTCTTGgagcatgtctggaagctacatgggACTCCCAAGCGCACTGTGTCTGACAGAGGGACtacattcaactccaagttccTCAAAGCACTCTACAAATCTCTGCAAATCACTCCTAGTTTCTCTACTGCTTATCACCCACAATCTGATGGACAAACTGAGATCAAGAACCAATGGCTAGAGGCTTACCTACGTCCCTTCATTAATCATAGACAGTCTGATTGGGTTGATTGGCTTCCActggctgaatttgctcacaacaatgccagaagcaaagcaacaggcaaatcgccctttgagattgtgtatGGACGTTCTCCTGTCATTTCACCACTCCTGGAACCCACTGGATCACCTATTGCAGATGACAGAGCCAAGCAACTGGCTGAGACTATTCAGGAAGTAcaggcatcaatcaaatgggctcagGAGCGCTACAAACAGGCAGACACAGGGAAACACCTCCTGAGTTTCAACCAGGAGACAAA ACCACAAACAATATGGCCCTTCCCTGTCATAGAAAGAGTGGGCTCTCACGCCTATTGCCTGGCTCTCCCTGAGACCATGAGAATTCATGATGTGTTCCATGTCAGCCTATTGTCTGCTTTCAAACAAGAcacagagtttgattgcaCATTCACTCCTCCGCCGCCTGTAATCACagcagaaggagaagaagagtacgaAGTAGACAGATTTGTAGATTGGGCAGCAGAAGACGGAATCTGGAAGTACAGG GATCTACAACAttgcaaggacaaattgcgcAACTTCTTTGCTAATTATCCAGATGCCCCAGCTGCCAACAACGCCATCCCTGCAAATGCGCGCAGAGTTAAAAGAGGCAAGATAGTCAAGCAACTCAACAAGTCAAAAACTGCCTGCTTTGTCACTTTACAAGCTCTCACTGCCAAAACTCGCCCTGCTAACTCTTTTTGCGCTCCCCACTATCCCAGCATGCCCATCTTCAGCTCCATCGACGCCTTGGCCTACAACCCTTGCCTGAACATTGATTGCTACATCATGAACCCCAGAGGAGATGAGAGCACACCTAGACAGCTCTGCCAACATAATTCACGCTCTAATGAGCGCCAGCAGTCGCAACAAGGTCAGGTTCTTCAAGCGCAACTGTACAAGCACCCCAAGTGGGGATTCCTCTATTGGCTCGACCCCAGGGGAGAAGAAGGACCAGATACACTGTATGGAAAGCGAGTATACCGCTGGTGGCACTTCATTGCCTCCCATCCAGGTGCTTTCAGGGATCTGGCACAATGGCATCGCCATGGGTTTGCTACCCCACCCCCTACAGTCTCCACACCTCCATCTGCAAGAGCTGACCCAGGCGATGCAGAACCTCATTCTGCTTTACCCAGCGGACCCACCAGCCTACACAAGCAGGCCAGCAACGCCATGACCCCTCCAGCACGCCCAGACACTCCCAGGCcaacagagcatgcaccaGCCCTTGCCCTTCCCCCTATTCTCCAGCACGCCAGACACTTGCTGGACCCCAGGGTACTTGTCCCCAGTGAGAGAAACACAATGGGAGCCTCAGAACTACCTAGGATGGAGCAATGA
- a CDS encoding Retrotransposon-derived protein PEG10 — protein sequence MSIRSLKRSFMKCWKATGVLLRVVLRIVRIRRYGRRQITQIINGLTCIKAGIPSYTPATLEGPSDAPTSCTRVELRPEILWQQEDATKLDHLHRYLIGNNASSRSQPPALHRLLEKNTGHLISHLDAWKQTMLQDQHRSTHTSQKSLHSHRQHPQGPFWLRQLRQQDFLVPIKDEPDPKGKRVKLESPEPPKATQTPPGQSHTPRNTLTTIQSSLTSGQHL from the exons ATGTCAATCAGATCCCTGAAgaggtcattcatgaaatgttggaaggcaacaGGGGTATTGTTAagggttgt ATTGCGTATAGTTCGCATCAGACGCTATGGCAGACGCCAGATCACGCAAATCATCAATGGCCTCACTTGCATCAAGGCAGGCATCCCCTCTTATACTCCAGCCACACTAGAAGGACCTTCCGACGCACCTACAAGTTGCACAAGGGTCGAACTCCGTCCAGAAATCCTCTGGCAGCAAGAGGATGCTACAAAACTCGATCACCTACACAGATATCTCATAGGCAACAATGCCAGCAGCAGATCACAACCTCCAGCGCTCCACAGACTCCTGGAGAAGAACACAGGCCATCTTATCAGCCATCTAGatgcttggaaacaaaccATGTTGCAGGAT CAACACAGATCCACACACACCTCCCAGAAGAGTCTTCACAGTCATAGACAACACCCCCAAGGCCCCTTCTGGCTCAGGCAGCTCAGGCAACAGGACTTCTTAGTCCCTATCAAGGATGAGCCTGACCCAAAAGGAAAAAGGGTCAAATTGGAGTCACCAGAACCACCTAAAGCAACCCAAACACCTCCTGGGCAATCCCACACACCCAGGAACACCTTGACCACAATCCAGAGCAGCCTTACATCAGGCCAACACCTGTAG
- a CDS encoding Retrotransposon-derived protein PEG10 codes for MNLKDGQPKKWGQIYLEKLLNGDDKPTLESWNTFEAAFLRNWSDPAAQIAEHACLEWSDPALIASFQQGLKAEVRSKLIEYTLHKNITTLDEFISTASTAAPAHHSTQLRGAHSFVSKKIQEARRNAGECSKCGEKSHKWEDCKNGWRLKTIERSKPESGKAAEVEELELLPQAGKV; via the exons ATGAACCTAAAAGAtggacaacccaagaagtGGGGACAGATCTATCTAGAGAAGCTGCTGAATGGGGATGACAAGCCAACCTTGGAATCCTGGAATACCTTTGAAGCAGCATTCTTGCGCAACTGGAGCGACCCAGCAGCACAAATTGCAGAACACGCCTGC CTAGAATGGTCAGACCCCgccctcattgcctccttccAACAGGGGCTCAAGGCAGAAGTCAGAAGCAAGCTGATTGAGTACACCCTGCACAAGAACATCACTACGCTGGACGAATTCATTTCTACTGCCT caacagcagcaccagCTCACCACAGCACCCAGCTCAGGGGCGCTCACAGTTTTGTCTCCAAGAAGATTCAGGAAGCAAGAAGAAACGCTGGAGAATGTTCCAAATGTGGGGAGAAGTCTCACAAATGGGAGGACTGCAAGAATGGATGGCGCCTCAAAACAATAGAACGCTCTAAGCCTGAATCAGGAAAGGCtgcagaagtagaagagctGGAATTGCTTCCCCAAGCGGGAAAAGTCTGA
- a CDS encoding Retrotransposable element Tf2 protein, translating into MEKDKVQAIMDWPEPQNVKQVQSFLGFANFYQGATMDWQEEQKAAFDAIKAEICKEPVLVTLMNLNLTPWKQTLLEQPWAVLSQRMEDGSTSCCIHELLAIIRAFEHWRIFLEGTEQPITVFTDHKNLEYWKSARTFNRRHARWHLMLASYNFVIAYRPGKQSQKPDALSRQSDHMDLEPAPQIMIPESHLRHFQHT; encoded by the exons ATGGAGAAAGACAAGGTGCAAGCAATCATGGACTGGCCTGAACCCCAAAATGTGAAACAGGtgcaatcattcctaggctttgcaaACTTCTACC aaggAGCAACCATGGATTGGCAAGAAGAacagaaggctgcatttgacgcaatcaaggctgagatttgcaaggagcctgttctagtcaccctgatgaatctaaaccttacaccttggaaacagacgcttcTGGAGCAGCCATGGGCTGTACTATCTCAGAGAATGGAAGATGGTTCTACATCCTGTTGCATTCAT gaactactggcTATCATTCGAGCATTTGAGCACTGGAGAATCTTTCTGGAAGgaactgagcagccaatcactgtgtttactgatcacaagaatctggagtactggaaatcagctagaaccttcaacaggCGTCATGCGCGCTGGCATCTCATGCTGGCGTCTTACAACTTTGTCATTGCTTACCGGCCTGGGAAACAGTCACAGAAACCTGACGCCCTGTCAAGACAATCAGATCACATGGACTTAGAACCAGCTCCACAAATTATGATCCCAGAATCTCATTTGAGGCAttttcagcacacatag
- a CDS encoding Retrotransposable element Tf2 protein → MKNLPVEFQEFQKVFSEEFFTTLPEHCPYDIAIDWKRQTASLWPIYSMTPAEREALKEHIDSELAAGKIVPTTSPAGAPVIGGLLPAKCHHNQGQICATQQDKLIEKLRHAKIFTKLDLRNGYHNIRIKEGDEWKAAFCTALGHFAPTVMQFGLSNAPAVFMRFMNNIP, encoded by the exons ATGAAA AACCTCCCTGTTGAATTTCAGGAGTTCCAGAAAGTGTTCAGTGAAGAGTTCTTTACCACACTGCCAGAACATTGCCCCTACGACATTGCTATTGACTGGAAGAGACAAACAGCCTCCCTATGGCCCATCTATTCCATGACCCCTGCAGAGAGAGAAGCACTCAAGGAACACATTGActcagaacttgcagctggaaagattgtgccaaccacctcaccagcaggagctccagtgat TGGTGGACTATTGCCGGCTAaatgccatcacaatcaaggacagaTATGCGCTACCCAACAGGACAAGCTAATTGAGAAATTGCGCCATGCTAAGATCTTCACAAAGCTGGATTTGAGGAATGGATATCACAACATcagaatcaaagaaggagatgaatggaaggctgcattttgcactgcccttggtcactttGCTCCCACAGTCATGCAATTTGGCCTTAGCAACGCCCCAGCTGTGTTCAtgcgcttcatgaacaaTATTCCGTGA